A DNA window from Hordeum vulgare subsp. vulgare chromosome 1H, MorexV3_pseudomolecules_assembly, whole genome shotgun sequence contains the following coding sequences:
- the LOC123410766 gene encoding probable lysophospholipase BODYGUARD 3, with translation MAAARSALASAGRAANEAVSFVVFMLLDALEVLLCLVYKVADYVAEGAWRPCYCSSSAVAAPGKIVVSERGGSKVVSMLSSTKLLLEDISDTLYTRPSLLASAAGSSPPSFSRRREMARPSASATTLTVHSAIVQILRGKAAGAGDDEHKPYPSPRWSDCHCANCNPADADRLFVHVEGPHDGGGTEEDVLFIHGFISSSGFWTETVLPHVSREARARRRLFAVDLLGFGRSPKPADSLYTLREHVEMIERSVIERYKVGPFHIVAHSLGSILALALAVKYPAAVKSITLVAPPYFPVPKGEMGTQYVLRAVAPRRVWPAIAFGASVACWYEHLGRTVSIVLCKHHRLWELAFRVFTLYRVRTYLMDGFFCHTHIASWHTLHNIICGSAGKIDKWLEIVRDQLTCGVTIYHGGDDELLPVGCSYAVQSKIPRASVKVIDGKDHVTIVVQRQRELARELEEIWDTKR, from the exons ATGGCGGCGGCGCGGTCGGCATTGGCGTCGGCCGGCCGTGCGGCGAACGAGGCCGTCAGCTTCGTGGTGTTCATGCTGCTGGACGCGCTGGAGGTGCTGCTCTGCCTCGTCTACAAGGTGGCCGACTACGTGGCCGAGGGCGCGTGGCGGCCGTGCTACTGCTCGTCGTCGGCCGTGGCGGCGCCGGGGAAGATCGTCGTGTCGGAGCGCGGCGGGTCCAAGGTGGTCAGCATGCTGTCCTCCACCAAGCTGCTGCTCGAGGACATCTCCGACACGCTGTACACGCGGCCGTCCCTGCTCGCCAGCGCCGCCgggtcgtcgccgccgtccttcTCCCGGCGCCGGGAGATGGCGAGGCCGTCGGCGTCGGCCACCACGCTCACCGTGCACTCCGCCatcgtgcagatcctgcggggcaaggccgccggcgccggcgacgaCGAGCACAAGCCGTACCCGTCGCCGCGCTGGTCCGACTGCCACTGCGCCAACTGCAACCCTGCCGACGCCGACCGCCTCTTCGTCCACGTCGAGGGCCCCCACG ACGGCGGTGGCACGGAGGAGGACGTGCTGTTCATCCACGGGTTCATATCGTCGTCCGGGTTCTGGACGGAGACGGTGCTGCCGCACGTGAGCCGGGAGGCgcgggcgcggcggcggctgTTCGCCGTGGACCTCCTCGGGTTCGGGCGCAGCCCCAAGCCGGCGGACTCGCTGTACACGCTCCGGGAGCACGTGGAGATGATCGAGCGCTCCGTCATCGAGCGGTACAAGGTCGGGCCGTTCCACATCGTCGCGCACTCGCTCGGCTCCATCCTCGCCCTCGCGCTCGCCGTCAAGTACCCCGCCGCCGTCAAGTCCATCACCCTCGTCGCGCCG CCCTACTTCCCGGTGCCCAAGGGGGAGATGGGGACGCAGTACGTGCTGCGGGCGGTGGCGCCCCGGCGGGTGTGGCCGGCGATAGCCTTCGGCGCGTCCGTGGCGTGCTGGTACGAGCACCTCGGCCGCACCGTCAGCATCGTGCTCTGCAAGCACCACCGCCTCTGGGAGCTCGCCTTCCGCGTCTTCACCTTGTACAG GGTGAGGACTTACCTGATGGACGGCTTCTTCTGCCACACCCACATCGCCTCCTGGCACACCCTCCACAACATCATCTGCGGCAGCGCCGGCAAGATCGACAAGTGGCTCGAGATCGTCCGGGACCAGCTCACCTGCGGGGTCACCATCTaccacggcggcgacgacgagctcCTCCCCGTGGGCTGCAGCTACGCGGTGCAGTCCAAGATCCCGCGCGCCAGCGTCAAGGTGATCGACGGCAAGGACCACGTCACCATCGTCGTCCAGCGCCAGAGGGAGCTCgccagggagctggaggagatctGGGACACGAAACGGTGA